In Chthoniobacterales bacterium, a single window of DNA contains:
- a CDS encoding ABC transporter substrate-binding protein: MKLKTLLITATAALLGTALQAEPLKIAYSDWPGYTVLEVAKQKGWFKEAGLDVELAWFDYLPSLDAYSANKVDAVCVVATDALVTGATGAKSKIITLLDYSEGSDMIVGAPGIDSIKDLKGKKIGIEVTLVEHLLLLEALKRNGMTQSDVELVTTPTNDTPQVLASGKVSAIGAWYPSSGQALKQVAGSKPLFTSADAKGLIYDVLAVNPTSYAKHKEDWAKVTAIYYKCVDYLKDPKTMDDAVKIMAAKVGADAADYAKNIPGTHFLTVAEAKTAFKKGDGLDSIYGSMAIGNQFNLDNKVYKDSQKPASYLAPSIVEGLK, encoded by the coding sequence ATGAAACTAAAAACACTGCTCATAACCGCGACTGCGGCCTTGCTCGGCACGGCGCTGCAAGCCGAGCCACTAAAAATCGCCTACTCCGACTGGCCGGGTTACACCGTGCTCGAAGTCGCCAAACAAAAAGGCTGGTTCAAGGAGGCTGGCCTCGATGTCGAACTTGCCTGGTTCGACTATCTGCCATCGCTCGACGCATATTCCGCCAACAAGGTGGATGCAGTTTGCGTCGTCGCAACTGACGCCTTGGTCACTGGGGCCACGGGAGCCAAAAGCAAGATCATCACCCTGCTGGATTACAGCGAGGGCAGCGACATGATCGTCGGCGCTCCCGGCATTGACTCCATCAAGGATCTGAAAGGCAAAAAAATCGGCATCGAAGTGACGCTCGTCGAGCACTTGCTGCTGTTAGAAGCCCTCAAGCGCAACGGCATGACTCAGTCCGACGTTGAGCTGGTCACGACTCCCACCAACGACACTCCGCAGGTACTAGCTTCCGGAAAAGTGTCGGCCATCGGCGCATGGTATCCCAGCTCCGGTCAGGCGCTCAAGCAGGTCGCCGGTTCCAAGCCACTCTTCACCAGCGCCGACGCCAAGGGCCTGATCTACGACGTTCTGGCCGTCAACCCGACCAGCTACGCCAAGCACAAGGAGGACTGGGCGAAAGTCACCGCTATCTACTACAAATGCGTGGACTATTTGAAAGATCCCAAGACGATGGACGATGCTGTTAAAATCATGGCCGCTAAAGTCGGGGCTGATGCAGCCGACTATGCCAAGAACATTCCCGGCACGCACTTCCTAACAGTCGCCGAGGCCAAGACCGCCTTCAAAAAAGGCGATGGACTTGACTCCATCTATGGATCGATGGCCATCGGCAACCAGTTCAATCTGGACAACAAGGTTTACAAGGATTCGCAGAAGCCAGCGAGCTATCTCGCCCCTTCCATCGTCGAAGGTTTGAAATAG
- a CDS encoding creatininase family protein codes for MSAPVLWQSMTWGEVGALTASGMDAALLPVGATEQHGPHLTTSVDSITAERLAHAVSAETGIPVLPTLHYGCSLGHSQRWPGTISLHPQTLIEVIVQIGEWAYASAVRRLIIINGHVTNHAPLRCAVEILRSRFDDLMLAIRNVGDVTINIASIFSSDAADWHANRAETSLMLELEPGHVRLEKLAIADDPDRTGGLFFVHPVNHTSLNGVTGLPSQASEREGRELFAEMVSALSSQLRAALKEQPPLAHSYFAPV; via the coding sequence ATGAGCGCTCCTGTCCTTTGGCAATCCATGACTTGGGGGGAGGTCGGCGCACTGACGGCCTCGGGAATGGACGCCGCGTTATTGCCCGTGGGCGCGACCGAGCAGCACGGACCGCATCTGACGACCTCAGTGGATTCCATTACGGCCGAGCGTCTGGCCCACGCGGTCTCGGCGGAGACGGGCATTCCGGTTTTGCCGACCTTGCATTACGGATGTTCACTCGGTCATTCGCAGCGCTGGCCAGGAACAATTTCACTCCATCCGCAGACGTTGATTGAGGTGATTGTCCAGATTGGCGAATGGGCCTACGCGTCTGCGGTGCGTCGGCTCATCATTATTAATGGCCATGTAACTAACCATGCTCCGCTCCGTTGTGCCGTGGAGATTTTGCGCAGCCGCTTCGATGACTTGATGCTGGCCATTCGCAACGTGGGCGATGTGACGATTAACATAGCTAGCATCTTTTCCTCGGATGCGGCGGACTGGCATGCCAATCGCGCGGAGACTTCACTGATGCTAGAGTTGGAGCCGGGTCACGTTCGATTGGAGAAACTAGCCATTGCCGATGATCCGGATCGCACCGGCGGATTATTTTTTGTTCATCCAGTTAATCACACGAGCTTGAACGGCGTCACCGGCCTTCCCTCCCAGGCGAGCGAGCGTGAGGGACGCGAACTATTTGCGGAAATGGTGAGCGCCTTGAGCAGTCAGCTTCGCGCGGCTTTGAAAGAGCAACCTCCTCTCGCGCACAGCTATTTTGCTCCTGTCTAA
- the nikR gene encoding nickel-responsive transcriptional regulator NikR — protein sequence MPAPTSKKEANSTRFTISLPAGLFGELDEMVEERGFASRSEAISKMISEQLVQHKQALGKKIMAGTITLIYDHAKAGLATKLLSIQHKWLKEVISSQRVHLENHHSLEVLLVQGPGYRLKQIAAELISCKGVQHGYLTVTSTIIPPIY from the coding sequence ATGCCTGCCCCAACCTCAAAAAAAGAAGCGAACTCCACCCGGTTTACAATTTCGCTTCCCGCCGGTCTCTTCGGCGAATTGGACGAAATGGTCGAGGAACGGGGGTTCGCCAGCCGCTCGGAAGCCATCTCCAAAATGATCAGCGAGCAGCTCGTGCAGCATAAACAAGCTCTCGGCAAAAAAATCATGGCCGGCACCATTACACTCATTTACGACCACGCCAAAGCCGGGCTCGCCACCAAGCTCCTCAGCATCCAGCACAAGTGGCTCAAGGAAGTCATTTCCTCGCAGCGCGTGCATCTGGAAAATCACCACAGTCTCGAGGTGCTGCTCGTGCAGGGGCCCGGCTATCGGTTGAAACAAATCGCCGCCGAACTCATCTCCTGCAAGGGCGTCCAGCACGGTTATCTAACAGTCACCTCCACCATTATTCCACCGATTTACTAA
- a CDS encoding urea amidolyase associated protein UAAP1 codes for MIDLTLIRFEEIVPAGANWSHVLKRGTTLRITNIESGANVSALFYNFELPSERLNLPDTLKCQHTAKLTTGHCLYSDMGRILVSITADTCGWHDPLAGVSNVSIVRDKYGEANYQTARNGWYRNGRDNFLTELGKYDMGERDLTMNVNFFQKVSVDELGKMVYHAGHSGAGEYVDLRSEMNTLVVLNTAIHPLDSTSIYSPKPVHLTIFSSPPPAADDFCRTLCPENERGFILTERYFL; via the coding sequence ATGATAGATCTGACTTTGATTCGATTCGAGGAAATCGTTCCCGCCGGTGCGAATTGGTCGCACGTCCTTAAGCGCGGAACTACCCTGCGCATCACTAACATCGAGAGCGGAGCCAATGTGTCCGCGCTTTTCTACAACTTCGAATTGCCCAGCGAACGCCTGAATCTTCCCGACACGCTCAAGTGCCAGCACACCGCCAAGCTAACCACCGGCCATTGCCTCTACTCCGACATGGGCCGTATTCTCGTCTCGATTACCGCCGACACCTGCGGCTGGCACGATCCGCTCGCGGGAGTTTCCAATGTTAGTATCGTACGCGACAAGTATGGCGAGGCGAACTATCAAACCGCCAGAAACGGCTGGTATCGCAACGGCCGCGACAACTTTCTAACCGAGCTGGGAAAATACGACATGGGCGAGCGCGATCTGACGATGAATGTTAACTTTTTTCAGAAAGTCAGCGTCGATGAACTGGGGAAAATGGTTTATCACGCCGGACATTCTGGAGCCGGGGAATACGTCGATCTCCGCTCCGAAATGAACACGCTGGTCGTGCTGAACACGGCCATTCATCCACTCGATTCCACGTCTATTTATTCTCCGAAGCCGGTGCATCTAACCATCTTCAGTTCTCCGCCGCCTGCCGCGGATGATTTCTGCCGGACACTCTGCCCGGAAAATGAGCGCGGTTTCATTCTCACCGAACGCTATTTTCTATGA
- a CDS encoding urea amidolyase associated protein UAAP2, with the protein MSVLTESTLNPADAIYDFTLLAGDPWLFEIKRGQTLRIFDLEGNQAADTLFYNARDQADRYSAQDTIREQGALYLTTGTQLISTRGNVLLTITADTCGRHDTLGGACACESNMVRYAIEKRSMHACRDVFLRGLRQWRPQWSKRDITHNINFFMNVPVTPDGGLTFEDGVSGPGRYVEMRAEMDVVCLISNCPQLNNPCNAYNPTPIRLLVWD; encoded by the coding sequence ATGAGCGTACTCACCGAAAGCACCCTGAATCCAGCGGACGCCATTTACGATTTCACGTTGCTGGCCGGCGATCCGTGGCTCTTTGAAATCAAACGCGGGCAAACACTGCGCATCTTCGATTTGGAGGGAAATCAAGCCGCCGACACGCTCTTCTACAATGCCCGGGACCAGGCCGACCGCTACAGCGCGCAGGACACGATTCGCGAGCAAGGCGCGCTCTATCTAACCACGGGAACGCAACTCATTTCCACTCGCGGAAACGTCCTTCTAACCATCACCGCCGATACCTGCGGACGCCACGACACCCTCGGTGGCGCGTGCGCCTGCGAGAGCAATATGGTGCGCTACGCCATCGAGAAACGCTCCATGCACGCCTGTCGCGACGTGTTCCTGCGAGGTCTGCGCCAATGGCGACCGCAATGGAGCAAACGCGACATCACGCATAACATCAATTTTTTCATGAACGTCCCGGTGACTCCCGATGGCGGACTCACCTTCGAGGATGGCGTCTCCGGCCCCGGTCGCTATGTGGAAATGCGCGCCGAGATGGACGTCGTCTGCCTCATCTCAAATTGTCCGCAACTCAACAACCCTTGCAACGCCTACAACCCGACTCCGATTCGATTGTTAGTCTGGGACTGA